In one Pseudomonadota bacterium genomic region, the following are encoded:
- a CDS encoding NAD(P)-dependent oxidoreductase gives MSHTINPKVGCLGAGILGSAIMERLIRAGYPTLIWNRDIRKLRRLQEIGGTPCVSPKQVAEQAEFLIICVTDTDAVEKIVFGEGGIAQVRGFAHTLIDMSTCESEQTRSMAERLKSESSIDWLDAPISGGAIAAKEGRMTIMVGGSRSVFERAQPIWQVLGRRVTLMGASGAGQATKMINQLLVSSGLVMLAEACSLAEKIGVNTDQIPQALFGGRADSCQLQEMFPKMAHSEHSITARSNIMLKDLDMIDKLGQKNNLSLPLVKTTKDAFKKMDAAGLGDSDTSELIKLYRQQSLAYPDPFTS, from the coding sequence ATGTCACACACAATTAATCCTAAAGTTGGGTGTTTAGGCGCCGGCATACTTGGTAGTGCCATTATGGAACGACTGATTCGCGCGGGATATCCTACGCTTATTTGGAACAGAGATATACGCAAGCTGCGTAGACTGCAAGAGATCGGTGGGACACCTTGTGTTTCTCCAAAACAGGTCGCGGAACAGGCTGAATTTTTAATTATTTGTGTGACTGATACTGATGCGGTTGAAAAGATTGTTTTTGGTGAAGGAGGCATAGCTCAAGTGCGCGGTTTTGCACATACCTTAATTGATATGTCCACGTGTGAGTCTGAACAAACTCGATCTATGGCTGAGCGACTGAAATCGGAATCTTCAATCGACTGGCTTGATGCACCTATATCTGGTGGGGCAATTGCTGCGAAAGAGGGAAGGATGACTATTATGGTGGGTGGTTCTCGATCTGTTTTTGAGCGAGCACAGCCGATATGGCAGGTTTTGGGTCGAAGGGTGACACTGATGGGGGCGTCTGGTGCTGGCCAAGCGACTAAAATGATTAATCAACTTTTGGTGTCTAGCGGTTTAGTCATGCTAGCTGAGGCCTGTTCATTAGCGGAGAAGATTGGAGTCAATACGGATCAAATTCCGCAGGCATTATTTGGCGGTAGAGCTGATTCATGTCAATTGCAGGAAATGTTTCCTAAGATGGCTCATTCTGAGCATTCCATAACCGCGCGCTCAAATATCATGCTTAAGGACCTCGATATGATTGATAAGCTGGGTCAAAAGAACAACCTCAGCTTACCCTTGGTCAAGACTACTAAGGACGCTTTTAAGAAGATGGATGCTGCAGGCCTGGGTGATAGCGACACGAGTGAACTGATCAAGTTGTATCGGCAACAGTCTTTAGCTTATCCTGATCCATTTACTTCATAA
- a CDS encoding rhodanese-like domain-containing protein, producing the protein MLHAQANELDLSKRGNLKPSETSHLNFDHILLLDVRTQQEWNAGHIKGALHLPLKDFTANLTKIITDKTQPVVVYCSQGGRAIAAAKYMNNLGYHAISVI; encoded by the coding sequence ATGCTTCACGCACAGGCGAATGAGTTAGATCTATCAAAACGAGGTAACTTAAAACCAAGCGAAACTAGTCACCTCAATTTCGATCACATTTTATTACTCGATGTACGTACTCAGCAGGAATGGAATGCGGGTCATATCAAAGGGGCCTTGCATCTACCACTCAAAGACTTTACCGCAAACTTAACTAAAATCATCACAGATAAAACGCAGCCGGTTGTAGTTTACTGCTCGCAAGGAGGCCGAGCTATCGCCGCCGCCAAATATATGAATAATCTGGGGTACCATGCTATATCCGTTATTTAG
- a CDS encoding MFS transporter, translating into MFLLGFISIGALCHLAFISTRFSVSLYAIDKDASAFTVGVILSLFSVVPMLISVRIGKWIDSSGPFIPMSFGIFITLTGATLPLVFSYETADLAPLLVAACLVGTGSTFSILSMQQYLGELSAPEKRSAVFSWFAMGQSISGFLGPVLGGIIIDDFSHRLSFLLPIGVSVSAGLFLFFTQRNKRAKANLVSSPKITNSFQLFRYKELRDLMIITVLISMCWDLQNFVIPIYGSEVGLSASKIGFILGSFALATFAIRLLMPLLKKYVTEWQILISTLACAAVCFFIFPFLETYLLFMLIAFALGLGLGAAQPNIMTLVHSTAPEGRVAEALGLRLTIIHANQVALPLIFGAFGATLGTSAIFWIISALAFGGVLLAIKKKKHLNSANIKKTDLISDRGTINP; encoded by the coding sequence ATGTTCTTACTTGGGTTTATATCTATTGGAGCTCTATGCCATTTAGCATTTATCTCCACCCGTTTTTCAGTATCGCTCTACGCCATTGACAAAGACGCATCGGCTTTTACTGTCGGCGTGATTCTATCGTTATTCTCGGTGGTTCCAATGCTGATCTCAGTCAGAATTGGAAAATGGATTGATAGTTCTGGTCCATTCATTCCTATGTCTTTCGGTATTTTTATCACCCTAACCGGCGCGACACTACCTCTCGTATTTTCTTATGAAACGGCCGATCTCGCGCCGTTACTTGTTGCAGCGTGCCTAGTGGGAACAGGATCCACATTCTCCATTCTGTCAATGCAACAATACCTCGGAGAATTAAGTGCTCCAGAAAAACGCTCAGCGGTCTTCTCCTGGTTTGCCATGGGGCAATCAATCTCTGGATTCTTAGGTCCTGTTTTAGGAGGGATCATTATCGATGACTTTTCGCATCGCTTATCGTTTCTATTGCCCATTGGGGTGTCAGTATCTGCAGGGTTATTTTTATTTTTCACTCAAAGAAATAAAAGAGCAAAAGCTAACCTGGTTTCTTCGCCCAAAATTACGAATTCATTTCAGCTCTTTCGCTATAAAGAACTCAGGGATTTAATGATCATCACTGTATTAATTTCGATGTGTTGGGACCTGCAAAACTTTGTAATTCCAATCTATGGTTCAGAAGTTGGACTTTCAGCATCAAAGATTGGATTCATACTGGGCTCATTTGCACTTGCAACATTTGCGATACGGCTGTTAATGCCACTACTCAAAAAATATGTAACAGAATGGCAAATACTAATTAGTACGCTCGCATGTGCTGCAGTGTGCTTTTTCATATTTCCCTTCTTAGAAACGTATTTGCTTTTCATGCTAATCGCATTTGCTCTTGGTTTAGGCCTTGGTGCTGCGCAGCCAAATATCATGACGCTCGTACATTCAACCGCCCCTGAGGGAAGGGTCGCGGAGGCTCTAGGACTGAGGCTGACGATTATCCACGCCAATCAAGTAGCTCTACCCTTAATTTTTGGGGCGTTTGGCGCTACACTAGGCACATCCGCAATTTTTTGGATAATATCAGCACTTGCTTTCGGTGGCGTCCTACTGGCCATCAAGAAGAAAAAACACCTCAATTCAGCGAATATCAAAAAAACAGATTTAATCTCCGACCGAGGGACAATTAACCCATAA
- a CDS encoding MBL fold metallo-hydrolase, translated as MHEIVTPRPASTLILVRDGQSGLEVLLGEKTSKVNFAAGAFVFPGGALDSTDLGINFALSEALTDDRANQLLGVHDGGLSYWIAAIRECFEEIGVLLAKPIANLLFTQDEFAAFRSKKRDELMRGEITFQEIMKEGNLVLEVDQLHYFSRWITHARSVRRYDTRFFIAQMPQDQVAEHDGIELVDSRWLTPSEALRLSGKGRLSLMFPTQKTLEKLQEFFSVDEALDYARLARPIVPMDPRITIGSDGKRLLLPGDYAYAEAGKLDPEQRGTVSREIKPGVVVQLDRRVTRLTAANPSVMTGPGTNTYILGDEINGFLVIDPGPENQEHIDLIRGFTADQVRWILCTHTHVDHSPGARLLSLYTGARVFGRMPDYSERQDQTFSPYEQPTHGEVMQFGDVRIDVIHTPGHASNHLCFLFVEARMLFTGDHIMQGSTVVINPPDGDMSDYFSSLNKLYDYQFDWIAPGHGFLMDNPHEVIDRLLVHRRKREAKVINALSLLGRGTIDDLTMSAYDDVSPALHPLAKRSLLAHLIKLLQERRVLQDGNLWVNCPSVGD; from the coding sequence ATGCATGAAATAGTCACGCCAAGACCGGCGTCGACCCTTATCCTGGTGCGCGACGGGCAGTCTGGCTTGGAAGTTTTACTCGGGGAAAAAACCAGTAAGGTTAATTTTGCTGCTGGTGCTTTCGTTTTTCCGGGGGGCGCACTCGATTCGACAGATCTTGGGATTAACTTTGCGCTCTCAGAAGCCCTTACCGATGACAGAGCCAATCAACTTTTAGGAGTTCATGATGGTGGTCTGAGTTATTGGATTGCTGCAATCCGCGAGTGTTTCGAAGAAATCGGTGTCTTGTTGGCCAAACCTATAGCAAATCTACTGTTTACTCAGGACGAGTTCGCGGCATTTCGGTCAAAAAAAAGAGACGAACTCATGCGCGGCGAGATTACCTTTCAAGAAATTATGAAAGAAGGGAATCTAGTCTTAGAGGTAGATCAATTACATTATTTCAGTCGCTGGATCACACACGCGAGAAGTGTACGCCGATATGACACAAGATTTTTCATCGCACAAATGCCACAGGATCAAGTCGCAGAACATGACGGTATAGAATTGGTAGATAGTCGTTGGCTGACGCCGAGTGAAGCACTTCGTTTGAGCGGTAAGGGAAGATTAAGTTTAATGTTTCCAACGCAAAAGACCCTCGAGAAACTCCAGGAATTTTTTTCGGTAGATGAGGCATTAGATTATGCCCGCTTAGCGCGTCCGATCGTGCCTATGGACCCCAGAATTACTATTGGGTCAGATGGAAAAAGACTACTTTTGCCAGGGGATTATGCGTATGCCGAGGCAGGGAAACTCGACCCTGAGCAACGAGGGACTGTATCCCGAGAGATCAAGCCAGGTGTTGTGGTCCAATTGGATAGGCGGGTGACGCGTTTAACGGCCGCTAATCCAAGTGTTATGACTGGCCCAGGAACGAATACATATATTCTCGGTGACGAGATTAATGGTTTTCTAGTCATAGATCCAGGACCCGAAAATCAGGAGCATATCGACTTGATTCGTGGTTTTACTGCAGATCAAGTGAGGTGGATTTTATGTACGCATACGCATGTTGACCATTCTCCCGGTGCCCGATTACTGAGTCTCTATACTGGGGCGCGTGTATTCGGGCGTATGCCGGATTACTCGGAGCGTCAAGATCAAACATTCAGTCCGTACGAGCAACCGACACACGGAGAGGTTATGCAGTTCGGAGATGTAAGGATCGATGTGATCCACACTCCTGGCCATGCTTCCAATCATTTATGTTTTCTGTTTGTAGAAGCGCGTATGTTATTTACTGGTGACCATATCATGCAAGGCTCGACAGTCGTAATTAATCCGCCAGACGGTGACATGTCGGATTACTTCAGTTCTTTGAATAAGTTATACGATTATCAGTTTGATTGGATCGCACCAGGCCATGGATTTTTAATGGACAATCCTCATGAGGTGATTGATCGGTTATTGGTGCATCGTCGAAAGAGGGAGGCGAAGGTGATAAACGCGTTGTCCCTATTAGGCCGCGGAACGATCGATGATTTAACGATGAGTGCGTATGACGATGTTTCACCAGCGCTTCACCCGCTTGCTAAACGGTCCCTTCTTGCTCATTTGATTAAGTTGCTGCAAGAGCGCAGGGTACTTCAAGACGGTAATTTATGGGTTAATTGTCCCTCGGTCGGAGATTAA
- the hisD gene encoding histidinol dehydrogenase, protein MAIWLKKGISAEDDAADIAKVRSVVESILADIEKRGDEAVRFLSKKFDNWDPKDFRLSKSQIEECLQSLPKQVIDDIKFAQTQIRNFAQIQRDSLRDVEVETLPGVVLGHKNIPVNSVGCYVPGGKYPMVASAHMSIVTAKVAGVKRIIACAPPYKGSPHPAIVTAMHLAGATEIYALGGVQAIGAMALGTASVKPVDMIAGPGNAFVAEAKRQLSGRVGIDLFAGPTETLVIADDAVDGEMCATDILGQAEHGINSPAILLTTSRRLAEDTVKQIEKQLRGLATAEIAGKAWANYGQVILCKDNAEMAKEADRIASEHVQVMTKNNEYFLNNLTNYGALFLGPETNVSYGDKVIGTNHTLPTRKAARYTGGLWVGKFIKTCTYQRVKPEASAMIGEYCSRLCEVEGFAGHKEQADLRVRRYGHKRVA, encoded by the coding sequence ATGGCAATTTGGTTAAAAAAGGGTATTTCGGCAGAAGATGATGCGGCAGATATAGCCAAGGTTCGGTCTGTGGTCGAAAGTATTCTCGCAGATATTGAAAAACGTGGAGACGAAGCTGTTCGTTTTTTGTCAAAGAAGTTTGATAATTGGGATCCGAAAGACTTTAGGCTCAGCAAATCTCAAATTGAAGAATGTTTGCAAAGTCTTCCGAAGCAAGTGATTGACGATATCAAATTTGCTCAGACACAGATTCGTAATTTTGCTCAAATTCAGAGAGATTCGCTTAGGGATGTGGAGGTGGAGACTCTGCCTGGAGTGGTGCTTGGGCACAAAAATATTCCAGTAAATAGCGTGGGTTGTTATGTCCCTGGCGGCAAATATCCCATGGTGGCGTCTGCTCATATGAGCATTGTTACAGCTAAGGTCGCAGGCGTTAAACGAATTATCGCTTGCGCGCCACCGTATAAGGGAAGTCCGCATCCTGCGATTGTTACTGCAATGCATTTAGCTGGTGCTACGGAAATTTATGCGTTGGGAGGAGTGCAAGCGATTGGTGCTATGGCGCTTGGAACCGCTTCGGTCAAGCCCGTTGACATGATTGCTGGGCCGGGAAATGCATTCGTCGCCGAGGCAAAGCGCCAATTATCAGGTCGCGTGGGTATTGATCTGTTTGCGGGCCCAACTGAGACGCTTGTGATTGCGGACGACGCCGTAGACGGGGAGATGTGTGCGACCGATATTTTGGGTCAAGCTGAGCATGGTATTAATTCTCCAGCTATTCTTCTAACCACCTCTCGTCGTCTGGCGGAAGACACGGTTAAACAAATTGAAAAGCAGCTCAGAGGTTTGGCGACTGCAGAAATTGCGGGCAAGGCATGGGCTAATTACGGACAGGTGATCTTGTGTAAAGACAATGCTGAAATGGCTAAGGAGGCAGATCGAATTGCGTCTGAGCACGTCCAAGTGATGACTAAAAATAACGAGTACTTCTTAAATAATTTAACAAATTATGGAGCGCTATTTTTAGGCCCAGAGACCAATGTGTCTTATGGGGATAAAGTAATTGGAACAAATCATACGCTTCCTACCCGAAAAGCAGCGCGTTATACAGGTGGACTTTGGGTCGGTAAGTTTATAAAAACATGTACCTATCAGCGGGTCAAACCTGAAGCTTCTGCAATGATTGGCGAATACTGCTCTAGACTTTGTGAGGTTGAAGGTTTCGCGGGACATAAAGAGCAAGCAGATCTTCGAGTGCGTAGATATGGGCACAAACGGGTTGCTTAG
- a CDS encoding phytanoyl-CoA dioxygenase family protein codes for MSNFRLSDDEITKFSQYGYFIVKGLFDQEEIAILRTAIEVDQNLKDKLYNRYDASGRKTIMATWNHPGDSVYGLAARSRRIVDSMETLLGGEVYHYHSKLTAKEPYEGGAWEWHQDYGYWYHNGIVFPHLCSVMVALDRTNKKNGCLQIVKGSHLCGRVEHGVLEGEQVGANARRVEEMLKILPIEYIEMEPGDGVFFHCNALHRSDQNQSDNRRWTVIHCYNLATNNPFLEHHHPFYTPLQKVDDSAIKLAGVRLSDSSLEFNEQSVNPPELTRKAL; via the coding sequence ATGTCAAATTTCAGACTCTCTGACGACGAAATCACCAAATTTAGCCAATATGGATACTTCATTGTCAAAGGCCTTTTTGACCAAGAAGAAATAGCCATTTTACGAACCGCAATAGAAGTTGATCAGAATTTAAAAGATAAACTCTACAATCGTTATGATGCGTCGGGACGTAAGACGATAATGGCTACATGGAACCACCCCGGTGATAGTGTTTATGGACTTGCAGCCCGTAGCCGCCGAATCGTCGACTCCATGGAGACTCTATTGGGCGGAGAGGTTTATCACTATCACTCGAAACTCACGGCAAAAGAACCTTACGAAGGCGGCGCCTGGGAATGGCACCAAGATTATGGATACTGGTATCACAACGGAATCGTCTTTCCACATCTGTGTAGTGTGATGGTGGCGCTGGACCGAACCAATAAGAAAAACGGTTGCCTACAAATCGTAAAAGGTTCACACCTTTGTGGACGCGTCGAACATGGAGTTCTGGAGGGCGAACAAGTCGGCGCTAATGCGCGCAGAGTTGAGGAAATGCTCAAAATACTTCCTATCGAATACATCGAAATGGAACCAGGTGATGGTGTTTTTTTTCATTGCAATGCGCTGCATAGGTCTGACCAAAACCAATCCGACAATCGAAGATGGACAGTTATACACTGCTATAACCTGGCAACTAATAATCCGTTTCTTGAACACCACCACCCTTTTTATACACCACTCCAGAAAGTAGATGATTCGGCAATCAAATTAGCAGGTGTTCGACTTTCAGATTCATCTTTGGAATTTAACGAACAATCAGTGAACCCGCCTGAGTTAACGAGGAAAGCACTCTAA
- the murI gene encoding glutamate racemase: MNSHPIGIFDSGIGGLSILREISYLLPNEDLIYVGDTAFLPYGIKSKDLIEDRTYKICRYLLSKNCKAIVVACNTATSAAIHKLRATFSVPIIGIEPPLKPATQQTQSRVIGILATEGTLEGEKFATLKQRFGNDITILHQPCTGLVEVIEAGDPDDQKLHELLKLYVLPLVERGADTLVLGCTHFPLIKSLIAYYAGPKIAILDPSTPVANELKHQLKTKSLLRDKNLGTYTFLQTGANEHFGKFISRELGLKQASYSLNV, translated from the coding sequence ATGAACAGTCACCCAATAGGGATATTCGACTCAGGAATCGGGGGCCTATCGATTCTAAGAGAGATTAGCTATCTCTTACCTAATGAAGATTTAATTTATGTCGGTGATACTGCATTTCTACCATATGGCATTAAAAGTAAGGATCTCATTGAAGACCGTACGTACAAAATTTGTAGGTACCTCTTATCTAAAAATTGCAAAGCAATCGTTGTGGCTTGCAACACCGCAACTAGTGCTGCAATTCACAAATTAAGGGCTACTTTTTCTGTGCCCATTATCGGCATTGAACCGCCCTTAAAACCCGCCACGCAACAAACACAAAGTCGCGTCATTGGAATCTTAGCCACAGAAGGCACGTTGGAGGGAGAAAAGTTCGCAACTTTAAAACAAAGATTTGGTAACGACATCACCATCCTTCATCAACCCTGCACAGGGTTAGTCGAAGTAATTGAGGCTGGGGATCCTGATGACCAAAAACTTCACGAACTTCTTAAGCTATACGTACTACCATTGGTCGAACGTGGTGCTGACACGCTAGTCCTAGGATGCACTCACTTTCCACTCATCAAGTCTCTAATCGCATACTACGCGGGACCAAAGATCGCCATTCTTGATCCGTCCACACCCGTTGCAAACGAACTCAAACACCAACTGAAAACGAAAAGCCTACTGCGAGACAAAAATTTAGGCACTTATACCTTTCTACAAACGGGCGCCAATGAACACTTTGGCAAATTCATTTCCAGAGAATTGGGTTTAAAACAAGCTTCATATTCATTAAACGTTTAA
- a CDS encoding DMT family transporter, protein MSAQTRAVLWMLGGVLSFSMMAISGRELSSELSTSQILFVRSVVGFSIMVLVMSCVGWGQLKTKHLRMHVLRNIVHFLGQYAWFYGIALISLVEVFALEFTMPFWTAILAVIMLGERISPKRMLAIGIGFVGVLIMLRPGLEIISPVSMVVLGAAFLYAFAHTLTKKLLVFDTPIACVFYMAGIQLVIALIFCLQEFDWPSLSLLPWTIGVAVFALTANYSLSRAFTLSDVSVVMPFDYLRLPFITLIGYIFYDERPEIWVLLGGSIVILGSWLNLKFDKETS, encoded by the coding sequence ATGTCTGCTCAGACTAGAGCAGTCTTATGGATGCTTGGTGGGGTGCTTTCATTTTCAATGATGGCTATTTCTGGTCGTGAGTTATCGTCGGAGCTGTCAACATCACAAATTTTATTTGTTCGAAGCGTTGTAGGTTTCTCTATCATGGTTTTGGTGATGTCCTGCGTGGGATGGGGACAACTAAAAACTAAACATTTGAGAATGCATGTTCTGCGAAATATTGTCCATTTCTTGGGGCAATATGCCTGGTTTTATGGGATCGCATTAATTTCTTTGGTAGAAGTGTTTGCGCTCGAATTTACGATGCCTTTTTGGACGGCTATTTTGGCGGTGATTATGTTAGGCGAACGGATAAGTCCAAAAAGAATGTTAGCGATTGGGATTGGATTTGTCGGCGTATTGATCATGTTGAGACCTGGTTTAGAAATCATTAGCCCGGTTTCAATGGTCGTTCTTGGAGCGGCATTTTTATATGCATTCGCACATACGTTGACAAAAAAGCTACTTGTTTTTGACACGCCTATTGCTTGCGTATTCTATATGGCGGGGATACAGTTAGTTATCGCGCTCATATTTTGTCTCCAAGAATTTGATTGGCCAAGCCTCAGTCTTCTACCTTGGACAATCGGAGTCGCAGTCTTCGCCTTGACTGCTAATTATTCATTGAGCCGAGCGTTTACGTTAAGCGATGTCTCAGTAGTGATGCCGTTTGATTACCTTCGCCTGCCATTTATTACACTGATAGGATATATATTTTATGATGAGCGCCCTGAAATTTGGGTACTCTTGGGCGGCTCTATTGTGATTTTAGGGAGTTGGTTAAACCTCAAATTTGATAAAGAGACGAGTTGA
- a CDS encoding chromate transporter has product MSVADWISILGQFAFLSFLAVGGVMSVAPDMHRVVVDELSILSNEQFLAAITLGKVSPGPNALFVAVLGYQIAGFVGAIAMTAAMIIPSAIFAYYVTRWCRANSHRLSVRSFAVGSAPVVIGLLLSTGFVLIQSISNTWSVICVLLVALVVWKSRVHLMSLMAIGALLGVVGII; this is encoded by the coding sequence GTGAGTGTAGCCGATTGGATTTCGATTTTAGGTCAGTTTGCATTCCTTTCATTTTTAGCTGTTGGTGGCGTGATGTCGGTTGCTCCAGACATGCATCGCGTTGTTGTCGATGAGCTATCGATACTTTCAAATGAACAGTTTTTGGCAGCGATCACGCTGGGTAAAGTGTCTCCGGGACCTAATGCTTTATTTGTTGCCGTACTGGGCTATCAAATTGCAGGATTCGTTGGGGCGATAGCCATGACGGCGGCAATGATCATCCCGTCAGCGATATTTGCTTACTATGTGACGCGATGGTGTCGTGCGAATAGTCATCGATTATCTGTGCGATCATTTGCGGTCGGTTCTGCTCCGGTTGTGATCGGATTGTTGTTATCTACTGGATTTGTTTTGATACAAAGCATCTCGAATACTTGGAGTGTGATCTGTGTGTTACTTGTGGCTTTAGTCGTATGGAAGTCGCGGGTACACTTAATGAGTTTAATGGCGATTGGTGCTCTGTTAGGGGTTGTCGGGATTATATGA
- a CDS encoding chromate transporter, with protein MSLKHLNQEPRTLFELFYIFSLITLQGFGGVVSIMQRHLVEQRRWFSQAEFLEMFSLSQVLPGPNVCNLALMIGDRFFGRKGALVALSGMIVLPMFVILTLAGSYDQISAGSHVAGAIKGMSVVVVGMTLGTALRLLSGIQTNVVGRLIPTLVVLLVFYLVGYLRVPIFWAILFCGGGSCVWAHLSLKHRRAVKEIEL; from the coding sequence ATGTCTTTGAAACATCTGAATCAAGAGCCGCGTACCCTTTTTGAGTTGTTCTATATTTTCTCATTAATTACTTTACAAGGATTTGGTGGTGTTGTTTCCATCATGCAGAGACATTTAGTCGAGCAACGTAGATGGTTTTCTCAAGCTGAGTTTCTTGAGATGTTTTCGTTATCTCAGGTTCTGCCGGGCCCAAATGTATGCAATTTAGCATTGATGATAGGTGATCGATTTTTTGGCAGAAAGGGGGCATTAGTAGCGCTATCTGGAATGATTGTTTTGCCGATGTTTGTGATTTTGACGTTAGCAGGCAGTTACGACCAAATATCGGCCGGTTCGCATGTCGCAGGAGCCATAAAGGGGATGTCAGTGGTCGTCGTTGGCATGACGTTGGGGACGGCGCTGCGATTGTTGTCAGGCATACAGACCAATGTAGTAGGGCGGCTCATACCCACGTTGGTCGTACTACTCGTTTTCTATTTAGTCGGATATCTGCGTGTGCCGATATTTTGGGCAATACTCTTTTGTGGCGGAGGCTCTTGTGTTTGGGCGCATCTTTCACTAAAGCACCGACGAGCTGTGAAAGAGATTGAATTGTGA
- the gshA gene encoding glutamate--cysteine ligase: MYILNLDQLVSDDLTNLNRGIEKESLRVNPAGQLSQQPHPGALGSALTHTNITTDFSEAQLELITHTHRDVDTCLNQLREIHQFVSRNISPELLWCSSMPCMLPEDSRIPIALFGDSNIATAKTVYRRGLALRYGAKMQTISGIHYNFSLSNETWSRIYGRHHDRNELITIKNQHYFSLIRNFRKYAWLLLYLFGASPAVCECFVKGRVHHLNKMNNGTNFLPYATSLRMGPLGYQSDVQSSISVNYNNLKSYAQSLYDALTQPYPPYAAIGLYNEKQPIQLSNALLQIENEFYGTIRPKQPVQYGERPLLALNKRGVEYVEARCIDLDPYQDIGINEKTIALLDTFLLFCLISKSSDDSTEENRSNSANQYLIADRGREPSLKLIRDKDYVTVKSWGSDIVEACQPFALKLDKANQTNVHTQSLTNALNCLNNPDQTPSARVLRDIEEKHNGSYFDFIMSLSSRYTKGLRQDTLSKEVLTKYENNAKSSSIRQQNLERDKQLDFEEFRKEYVSQEASRIILEERG, translated from the coding sequence ATGTACATCCTGAATCTCGATCAACTCGTTAGCGACGACCTCACGAACCTAAATAGAGGTATCGAAAAAGAAAGCTTACGTGTCAACCCAGCAGGCCAACTGAGCCAACAACCGCACCCCGGCGCATTAGGGTCTGCGCTAACGCACACGAATATCACCACAGATTTCAGCGAAGCTCAACTGGAACTAATCACACATACCCACAGAGACGTTGATACTTGTCTCAACCAGCTAAGAGAAATTCACCAGTTTGTTAGTCGAAATATTTCACCGGAACTTCTTTGGTGCTCGAGTATGCCGTGCATGCTTCCGGAAGACAGTCGTATTCCAATAGCTCTATTTGGTGACTCGAACATTGCAACAGCCAAAACGGTCTACCGACGTGGGTTGGCCCTTCGGTATGGTGCCAAGATGCAAACAATTTCTGGGATCCATTACAATTTTTCGCTATCAAATGAAACTTGGTCCCGCATATACGGGCGACATCATGATCGCAACGAATTGATAACCATTAAAAATCAACATTACTTTTCGCTCATTCGAAACTTCAGAAAATATGCCTGGTTATTGCTTTATCTATTTGGCGCTTCTCCTGCAGTGTGCGAGTGTTTTGTGAAAGGACGTGTACATCACTTAAACAAGATGAACAACGGGACTAATTTTCTTCCTTATGCCACGTCATTAAGAATGGGGCCTCTTGGGTACCAAAGCGATGTTCAATCCTCGATTAGTGTGAACTATAATAATCTCAAAAGTTATGCTCAGTCGCTGTATGACGCACTGACGCAACCCTATCCTCCTTATGCAGCAATTGGCTTATATAACGAAAAACAACCCATACAACTATCGAACGCTTTACTGCAAATTGAGAATGAGTTTTATGGAACGATAAGACCGAAACAGCCGGTTCAGTACGGGGAGCGTCCGCTACTGGCTCTTAATAAAAGAGGGGTTGAATACGTCGAGGCTCGCTGCATTGACCTCGACCCGTATCAAGACATCGGAATCAACGAAAAAACGATAGCACTTCTCGATACATTCCTACTTTTTTGCCTCATATCAAAAAGTTCAGACGACTCAACAGAAGAAAATAGATCTAACAGTGCGAATCAATATCTTATTGCTGACCGAGGTAGAGAACCATCTCTAAAATTAATCCGAGATAAAGACTATGTAACGGTGAAGTCTTGGGGCTCGGATATTGTTGAGGCCTGCCAACCATTTGCCTTAAAACTCGACAAAGCCAATCAAACAAATGTCCATACGCAATCACTTACCAATGCGCTCAACTGCCTCAACAATCCTGACCAGACGCCTTCTGCGCGTGTACTACGAGATATCGAAGAAAAGCATAATGGTTCTTATTTTGACTTCATTATGTCTCTGTCATCCAGATATACGAAAGGCCTTAGGCAGGACACGCTAAGCAAAGAAGTACTGACCAAGTACGAAAATAATGCAAAATCATCCAGCATCAGGCAGCAAAACCTGGAGCGAGATAAACAGCTGGATTTCGAAGAATTCAGAAAGGAATATGTATCCCAAGAAGCCTCCAGGATCATCCTGGAGGAACGTGGCTGA